The following is a genomic window from Pseudophryne corroboree isolate aPseCor3 chromosome 3, aPseCor3.hap2, whole genome shotgun sequence.
TCCAGGGTCGATAGACGTCTCAGGAGAGCCAACTATCCATCATTTTCCTGGATTAGAAGAGAGGGATTCACTCACAAAATCTTCTGCTAAACCTAGTCTCAAGGTATTCAATTCAGTACTTTGGCTCCATCAATTTCAAATTTTGAGCCTTGTTTCCCTGACCTTAGCTTCTGTCTATACTGACCCTCATACCTCTCTCTTAATAAATGTTCTTACAGGAGATCATTTGGATAAAAGTAGAGGTACACAAGCAGGTTGCTCCTTATTTCCGCTCTCGTTTAATTTTGCAATCAACCTAATTTTCTGTATTCTCCCGGACTTGAATAAAAGTAAATAAGAGAGACCTTCCAGATGTATGGTGATAGGCAGGTGCGCGCACACTTAGCCAGTTGTTTGTTATTCCACATTTGAAATGTTTTGAGCACTTAAAAGCTGAATTTGCACTCCCCAGTTTCTACTTGTATAGATATCTTCTGCTGGCCACATTGCTCTTGGGGCTCAGTTTGGTGGTAATCCTGTATGCTTTACTGACTCTCCTCTAAAGGCTGTTATGTGTAAATTAGGCCCCTGTAAAGCGATGTATGTGCTTTATGCTATGCTCCAGCTATTGGTTTTGATTTGGGTGTGATATTTAATGTGGATAAGCAGCGCTCAATGAGTGTGAAGAATGCCACTATATTGATGAGAGACCACCAACTCCACTGTTATATATTAAACAGAGTTTACCTCACATCAGTTAGATTAGCTGGAATGGACAGTTGCTGTTTCCTTATGTTCCAAAGTCTGCTTTCTTAATGTTCCTCTTTGCATCTCTTGTTGGGTTGGGTTCTAGGAAGCTCTATGGTATACTGTAAGCTCCACAGTGGTTGCTACCTCTCCCTTGTGCCCTAGATTTTGACTTTTTCGGCTTACCATGGACAAAATCACAATTAAGATATATTTTTAACTTAATctttgtggctaggatggtgaTCGCTAGATGGTGGATGCTTCCTGAAGTCCTGTGTCTTCGTAGGGTTGAAAAAAGAATTTTATGAAAGTAGAGATGCTAAATATAATTCAACATAGTCACATTGGTCTTGCTTTGTGGTCCCACCCAAATATATTAGAATCTCAGCTACTTGTTCACATATGTTTTAAAACCATTTTACAATTTGTACAATCATTTTATTAGGTTTTATAATGTTACACAGTGCCTtcagaaaaaaaataattaagTGAAAATAAAAGGTAAATAAgaccatttatttaaaaaaaaaaaaggcaacctATGTATAAACCTTGTGCCatttctctgatttatttttcctgCTGATACATACTGATACACATTGAGGGATTCTGGGTAACGTTTATTACGTATGGAAAAGTGAATGGATCTCATGGCTAATAATTTTTTTGGTATATGCAAAAATAGTCCTATGTCAGTAGTACACAAACATGTTCCTTAAGACACCCTAACATTCCAggtattaaggatatccatggctgaacACCGATGGATAAATCAAATTGACGGAGGTACTAAATAAGTCCCCTGTGCCcaggcatggttatccttaaaacttagactgttagggtgccttgaggaccgagtctgGTCTATGTATATaggcggtcattccgacccgatcgcagcatgcttttgttcgcacagctgcgaccgggttacTACTAAACATGCGTGGGGGCctgtaatgcgcacgcgcgttgttggGCAATGACGCAGACTACGAAGAAAccggtcgcagcagcgaccgcaagaagattgacttcaggaaggcattccggggcggcaactcaccgtttggagccgttttcagggagtggtaaggaaaacgcaggcgtgtccaggcgaacggagggcggatgtctgacgtcaaagccgttcccatcatcgctggacccgtcgcacaggttaagtatgtccagggctggccttgttttgcaggaaacttttttagcatagcagggctgcgcaagtgatcgcagccctgctatgctaaaatacactcccccataggcggagattagttgatcgcaccagcagcaaaaattgcttggtgcgatcaactctgaatgagggccatagtttgcacACTGCTAAATGATTGCAGCCGAAGCACATTGGTGATAGTGACATCACTCACTTCAGTAATGATATTCATGAAGCTCTCATTGATACAGAATTTATATATGGCACTCTCATTACATTGGTTTAGCCTACAcaatgtatacagtacagtatgtgcttcTTAAGGAATAGTAAATATCAAATTAAACACTCAAAAGAGACAGTAACCTCAGAACTTCTAGAAAAACTACATTTTCAGTATTGGATGGGAAATCACTAATGGTATTCCATCACAAAACTTCACTCACTCAGgtccagtgtacactgatttttcCAATTTTATTCCATTTTAATGGGTAACTGGTAACATTTTCCCTGACTGCAGATGGCATCACATGGCAGATCCAGCCACACAAATAAAACAGATTGGACCACCAGATATGCCTGTGTGTACGCTGCTTTAATTCATTGCTGATCCAGCTGTGTTATCTTCTCCCTAGGTGACAGAGATGTGTTTGTGTGCATGCCAACTGGAGCCGGCAAATCCCTCTGTTTTCAGCTTCCAGCTGTCCTTGCAGTGGGAATCACCATTGTTATCTCACCCTTGATAGCTCTGATTCAGGTAACACATTTCAAATCAAAAGATATGTTGTCCATCTTATTACGTGTATGGTGAGAAAAACTGACTAATACCCCTTACACGCAGAAAATGGAATACCGGGTGAAGCATTTCTTTAAAAACACGGGTTGTTTTTCTGTGAAATggttaacccgggttgaaattccctggatttcgacccaggaatttaccagggttggagacccgggttgaccctttcacacagatgaAATACCTgttttgatccgcaaattaccggattgaaattcttgacccggtaatttgcttctctgtgtgaaaggggtggtCAGGCAGAGACCATCAATACGACCCGGCACTGAAGTACTGGGTAATTGCCTAGATTTCTGTCTGAGAAGGGTATGAAAGACGCataaacttgcagtgtaaaaataaaacagccagtatttaccttgcacagaaacaaaataacccacccaaatctaactctctctgcacatgttatatctgccccacctgcagtgcacatgggccctcattccgagttgatcggtcgcaaggcgaatttagcagagttacacacgctaagccgccgcctactgggagtgaatcttagcttcttaaaattgcgaccgatgtattcgcaatattgcgattactaactacttagcagtttcagagtagcttcagacttactctgcctgtgcgatcatttcagtgcttgtcgttcctggttgacgtcacaaacacacccagcgttcgcccaggcactcccaccgtttccccggccactcctgcgttttttccggaaacggtagcgttttcagccacacgcccctgaaacgccgtgtttccgcccagtaacacccatttcctgtcaatcacattacgatcgccggagcgatgaaaaagccgtgagtaaaattactttcttcatagtaaagttacttggcgcagtcgcagtgcgaacattgcgcatgcgtactaagcggattttcactgcgatgcgatgaaaaataccgagcgaacaactcggaatgagggccatggttttgcccagctgctaacaaatttgctactgcgatcaactctgaattaggcccattgacaatTTAACAATGTCGCCATCataactgtcaacctaatgactacatCCAGCAGGGGGTAGTACACAGACAAACCACTTATTTATGAGACTCTTGAATTGTATTTTGTTTTCGGATCAGATAAATCGACAAAAATACTAATTTGTTTCCCATgaatatatttgtatgtatgtgtagacTATGTACCTAATAGTAATAATTAAAGGCTTAGCATTGCAGGCTGACCCCTCATTCTGTTTCCACATATACAGGATCAAGTAGATCACCTTGTAGCTCTCAAGATTAAAGCCTGCTCTCTGAACTCCAAGTTGCCAGTTGCTGAACAAAAGAAAATCCGGCAGGACCTGGAGAGTGAGAACCCGAAGATCAAGCTTCTGTACATAAcccctgaaatggctgctgcctcaTCCTTCCAGCCCATCCTGAATATGCTGCTTTCCCGTGGTCTCCTATCTTACCTCATCATAGATGAAGCCCACTGTGTGTCCGAGTGGGGGCATGATTTCCGTCCTGATTACCAGCGCTTGGGTGTACTTCGATCTCGCTTGGCTCAAATACCTTGTATTGCCCTCACTGCCACTGCCACCAAACAAGTGCAGGATGATATCATAGCTTCATTGAAACTACAGCAGCCTATTGCAATGTTCAAAACACCCTGTTTCCGCGTTAACCTGTTCTACGACATACAGTTAAAAGAGTTACTGCAGGATCCTTATAAGAATCTGAAGGACTTCTGCCTGAAGGCCTTAGGAGAGAAGAAACCCTCCGGGGTAGGTAGATAGGAAGTTACAATTTAACCGCAAAGGGGGATTGATAGTTTAAGAAATATATATTTGTAAAAGTAACGTTGCAAGCTGTAGTGTCCCCCCTTTTCTTAAATTTAATATTGCGCAGACCATATATCCATCTCTACCCTACAGATATTTTTATTAATACATTATGTGAAATATTATGTAATTAGAGCCGTATGtgaaagacataggggtatattcaattgcagtcgaaaactgccatctgttgaaaagacggcagtttttcgactttttaaggttgaatcctgattcgacctattcagagcttttcgacaagtcgaggcatttgacttgtcaaaaagcacgtggatcggcggaatagctgccgatccacgtgttgatgttgggttttggcccccttttcgactatctcaatccgacatcaaaatgatgtcagaATGAGATGGACTCGGagaaggcgaggggggggggggggcgcagggagacggggggacagccgtcgggcatacaggagatcagcgctacgatcagcgatacagctggatgtcactcacccgcccgacctcatggCAGCTTCCACCTGGCACCAGCACGctgttggagccgggtggaagctgccgtgaggtcaggcggttgagtgacatcctgctgcagcgctacggtAGCGCTGATCATAGCGCTGatgtctcctgtatgcccgccggctgtcccccgcggctcgccccccttctcctctgcgtcccatcttaattcgacttgaaaaagtcgaattaagatgggtatTGAATAGGGgttatcggatccattccgacaaatacatgtcggaatggatccgactttaattgaatataccccataatctatgAATATATATCCATACTCTCCACTTTTACAGTGAAAAGAAGGCACTCTCCTTGAGTTTAAATTGAATTATTATATCTTTATTGCACACGGTAATAATTCATGTTGTTGCCAACGTTTCGATTCTCATACAGAATCTTtatcaaggcttgatacattttcaGTATGCACTGTCAGTGTTTACATCTGTTCATCCTGCAAGATGTAATAATTCAATTTAAACTCAAGGAGAGTGCTTTCCTTTCACTGTAAAAGTGGAGAGTATGGATATAATAGAAGCGACTGGATATGTACGGTCCTTCTGAAGAGCACCCCTAACATTGACAGACTTGATGAGAATGCTGTGCAACaagaaattaattatatatatatatatatatatatatatatatatatatatatatatatacaaacagaaagttcaacactcaccatagcaagctcacttatcctcacaacatcaacaggccttttcatgcacccctgtgtgacctcatttgttctaaacctgtgtcagctgctccttggtAATTTGTCAGCcagagtcaggtgactagtgtacctttgaaAGCCATAGGAtgtatggcagatacacattaaacctagtgggcatgtgtgcagttttattacgtgtgatacagttgccaggttttaatttttgagactgtgATAGTGTGGGACCTGCGGgagggtggggtaccttggcgagcggtatgcaggcttccgtgcattggccagttcactaactaaacccccatcatttgtttattgatgttgtgaggataagtgagcttgctatggtgagtgctgaactttctgtttgtatgtgtttgggttggtggccatgggctgcatgcaccccaccctatgagtggtgagtgcggacattgcaccccgcttctggggtggtgagtgctgtggttttctagatttgtttgtgtgtatatatatatatatatatatatatatatatatatatatatatatatagtgttacaaagaagaggcggcactcagagactatagtggtcaaaattgtattccacaaaaacgatccaacgtttcgggggtacttacgccccctttgtcaagtaagtacccccgaaacgttggatcatttttgtggaatacaattttgaccactatagtctctgagtgccgcctcttctttgtaaCACTGTTTTACCTGCattgggaaggcaccggagcaacgcTGTTTTTTGAGGAGGGAGTGCCAGTCCGCagtaactctatatatatatatatatatatatatatatatatatatatatatatatatacacaaacaaatctaaggataagtgagcttgctatggtgagtgctgaactttctgtttgtgtgtgtgtgtatatatatatatatatatatatatatatatgtgtacacttcTAGTATAGTGCCACTTAATGTTACACCAGTCTGTTGTTAAGGCTTTATGGAAAATTGTTATGTAAGCGATCTGACGTTATTGCACTTTGCTGTCACACAGGGGTTCTCAGGCTGTGGAATCGTTTACTGCCGAACCAGAGATGCTTGTGAAGAGGTAGCAATTCAGTTGTCTCAGCGAGGTGTCCCTTCCAAAGCTTATCACGCTGGTGAGTGGTGGTGGTTAACATACCATTTTGTTAACTGCATAGTGTACAGCTAAAAATGTTAAATTCATGTTTTTCAATCAGGTTTAAGAGCACCGGACCGAGTGTCCATTCAAAATGATTGGATGGTGGAGTCTGTCCCGGTAATTGTGGCTACCATCAGCTTTGGAATGGGGGTGGATAAAGCCAATGTAAGGTGTGGTACTTGCGTTATATATTCTACTTagctatttcttttttgcatatttgtgTGTGGAGAGGAGCGAGTTAGTATCAAATACTAAAAACATATGGAAAATGTTACATAAATATAAAcaattctataaaaataaataattatttatcCGGAAAGTACATTATATTTTGTAATAGTATGTTTAATATCTGTATTTACCGTGAAATGCAAGACTTCCTCTACATCAGTACACAGGTGTTCATTGTTCCCACTGTAGCTGGTTTTCTAGCAGCACTTACTTGTTTATTCCTCCACTGAGATGGGCAAGATCCACAGCTGTTTTGGAGCTTACACAGCTTGTTACACgtcatagggctgtaacacacgtgcCGGCTCCCGCCACCCGGCAAAATCCCGGGCGGCTTTTTAACGCTACCGTGCTGcagagacacatgcagcgcaatgtgtccatTCACGCGGCCCGGCCCGGCTGCTGGGTTGcaaccggaaatatccactggaaggtctggctgtcgggccggggccgtgccgtctttgtaggcagtgaaccatgtgtgtgaaggggagctttcacacacgtttTTTTTAGCCactgctgctgcgcatgtgcacagcattacacatggctcaaagccgttgtgtgtgaaagaccctcccggatggcaaaaagccggacaaagtttgtctagCTCTTTGTCATCCGGGGAAAACCGGAGCATGTGTTACAGTCCATAGCAGGGCtgaccaaaccagtcctcaagatctaccaacaggtcatgttttccaggcctcctggagatctgtaggcttgtcagttaggaatgaatgcagcacatcttaattggtaatgactacacctgtgtattagctaggtggtctggaaaatgtgaaccgttggtagatcttgaggactggtttggccagccctggtccatAGGGAGCAAAGCAGGAACCCCACTCTTGTCTGCGCCACTTCCTTTGCCTTTGAGTCTTTCAGCAGCAGCACCTGATGTGCTGACAGGCCCAATGCCTTGCTAAGTCAATGCAGGGACTGGTTAAGGGTTCAACTTCCTTGGAAAAGATcatagaaaatatcacttttagatTGCAAAAGTGTCAGGTTCTGGAAGCTCTTTAATCCTGGGTGTGGTCAGACTATGAATTTTCTTTCCAGGTGGAAGTAGCTTAAACTCTGACCCTGAGGTTTCCTCCTCCCCTGACCAGAGTTCCAACATATAGCAGGAATTAgatttttctccttcgtcctagaggatgctggggacaaaaggaccatggggtatagacgggatccgcaggagacatgggcacactataagactttgaatgggtgtgtgaactggctcctacctctatgcccctcctccagacctcagttagattctgtgcccagaggagactggtcacactctaggggagctctactaagtttctctaaaaagacttttgtaaggtttattattttcagggagcactgctggcaacaggctccctgctttgtgggactgaggggagagaagcagacctacttctgtgagttgataggctctgcttcttaggctactggacaccattagctccagagggtctgatcacttggtatagcctagctgctcgttcctggagccgtgccgccgtccccctcacagagccaaaagattgaagacaggtgagtaaccgaagcaaagaagacgcctgaaggcggcagaagacttcagtcgtcCTGAAGTAacgcgcagcggttgcgctgccTGCCATTGCTCACGCACACACagacactacatgggtgcagggcgcagggggggtgccctgggcagcaatataaacctcattttaaGGTATGGCACACTGTATCAGTACATAGGCACTGTTAGGAGACCCCCGCCAGTGAAAATtaaagcgggaccgaagcgcgccatgtagggggcggggcttcgtccttcagctctaaccagcgccattttctttccacagcttgctgcagagacgctgctcttggcccttcactgctgtcacaagtaacagggtgctaaaaacaAGGGGGGGACACACATAAAATTGGTGTTGGTTGTTTATATAaacaagcgcttataggtctggggcattgtgcttttctctgatgtcctaagtggatgctgggactcc
Proteins encoded in this region:
- the RECQL5 gene encoding ATP-dependent DNA helicase Q5 isoform X3 produces the protein MSGQSSSSSPARPKCRVLSALKKVFGFDTFRSDLQENATRTVVKGDRDVFVCMPTGAGKSLCFQLPAVLAVGITIVISPLIALIQDQVDHLVALKIKACSLNSKLPVAEQKKIRQDLESENPKIKLLYITPEMAAASSFQPILNMLLSRGLLSYLIIDEAHCVSEWGHDFRPDYQRLGVLRSRLAQIPCIALTATATKQVQDDIIASLKLQQPIAMFKTPCFRVNLFYDIQLKELLQDPYKNLKDFCLKALGEKKPSGGFSGCGIVYCRTRDACEEVAIQLSQRGVPSKAYHAGLRAPDRVSIQNDWMVESVPVIVATISFGMGVDKANVRFVAHWNIAKSMAGYYQESGRAGRDGKQSFCRLYYSRTDRNQVSFLIKKDITKAQAKRGDTKASDRAAMAGFEAMVNFCEEMGFPHYLPILLRKELQPSYIVICSPVRAK